In Antennarius striatus isolate MH-2024 chromosome 10, ASM4005453v1, whole genome shotgun sequence, one DNA window encodes the following:
- the clic2 gene encoding chloride intracellular channel protein 2, which yields MALRQNSDKEPNIELFIKAGHDGENVGNCPFCQRLFMVLWLKGVKFTVTTVDMRKKPAELKDLAPGTNPPFLLYNGTLKTDFIKIEEFLEQMLAPPRYPHLSPVNKESFDVGADIFAKFSAFIKNSPNNAFQEKNLLREFKRLDDFLNSPLPEEIDHNSAETIAVSKRRFLDGDRLTLADCNLLPKLHVIRIAAKKYCDFDIPPQFTGVWRYLQNAYDREQFKQTCPADIEIEKAYFSVANKRK from the exons ATGGCACTTCGACAGAACTCAGACAAGGAGCCAAACATCGAATTATTCATTAAG GCTGGACATGATGGTGAGAATGTGGGGAACTGTCCTTTCTGCCAAAGGCTCTTCATGGTTTTGTGGCTGAAAGGAGTCAAGTTTACAGTGACCACTGTTGACATGAGGAA GAAGCCAGCTGAGCTCAAAGACCTCGCCCCCGGGACCAACCCTCCTTTCCTCCTCTACAATGGAACCCTCAAAACAGACTTCATTAAAATTGAGGAATTCCTTGAACAAATGCTGGCCCCACCCAG GTATCCTCATCTCAGCCCAGTAAACAAAGAGTCCTTTGACGTTGGAGCTGATATATTTGCCAAGTTCTCTGCTTTCATCAAAAACAGTCCTAATAACGCCT TCCAAGAGAAAAATCTGCTCCGGGAATTCAAGCGTTTGGATGACTTCCTGAACTCCCCACTGCCAGAGGAGATCGACCATAACTCTGCAGAAACCATCGCCGTCTCCAAGAGGAGATTCCTGGATGGGGACCGCCTCACCTTAGCTGACTGCAACCTGCTGCCCAAACTGCATGTCATCAGG ATTGCTGCCAAGAAGTACTGCGACTTTGACATCCCACCCCAGTTCACGGGCGTGTGGAGATACCTTCAAAATGCCTATGACAGAGAACAGTTCAAACAGACGTGTCCAGCTGATATTGAAATTGAGAAGGCTTACTTTAGTGTGGCCAACAAGAGGAAATAG